AGAAAACAACATCGATGGCTCAGTTTCGGCGCAGATCGCACGCGCACGCGAACGCAAACGTCGCAAGTTCTCATGGAAGCTGCTTGGCTTCGGTGAATGTAATCGCTCTTGTGGACCCGGTGTACAACCACCTATTTTCCGTTGCATACGCGATTCACCGACGCGTTACTACTCACCTAAGCGCTGCGCCTTCGTCGAGAAGCCAGTCTTCAGTGAGGATATCTATCATTGCAATCGGGGACTGTGCGCCGCGTATTGGCGTGCTGGTGAATACGGGGAATGTAAGTGTGCTGACGGTGAGGCCGAGGGCGTACGTTCACGTTACGTGAATTGCGTGCAGGAGCAAAACAATGGCAAGGTGGAGGTAGTCTCCGAAGATTTGTGTGAGCAGGAGAAGTTGCCACAGTTGAATGAGACCTGTAATTGCCCGAAACTTAATCGGCGTAAGATCTACGCACGCGGACCCGACAAGACACCACGTGTCTTCTCGCGCTTGCTAGGCGCGCCGACTATGGTGCGCAGCATTTACAACTCAACCACGCCATTGCGGCGTCATCTGCGCGACGATCGTGTGGACAAAGCGGGCGTGTGGCTGATGTCGGGCTGGAATCAAGAGTGTTCGACCGATTGCGGTGCAGGTTTTGAGCATCGCTCGATCTACTGCGATCGCACGCCACCCTATACCGATCTGTGTGATTTACGTTTCACGCCAGAGCAGAAACGTATCTGTAGTGGGAGCCAACAAGCTGCCGCATGCCAGTATGGCACATGGTTCGCTTCCGAATGGAGTAATTGCACCGGTGATTGCTTTAATCTGCAACGCAAGCGTGCTGTGCTTTGCCTGCGAGATGGTGTGGCGGTGGATGAGTCGGAATGCGATCTGCTATTGCGACCGCGTGCTGTTATGAATTGTACACACAAGGAGGTGACGTTCTGCGGACCCAAGTGGCATTACTCCGAGTGGTCGGAGGtgagtttttggtttttatcgAAAGCATAGTGAGCTTAAAGCTCAACTTTTTTGTGTTTACAGTGTTCCCGCTCTTGTGGTGAAGGTGTTCAACGACGTTATGCCAAATGTCTGGAGTTTGATTGGAAACAAAAAGCAATGGTCGAATCgagcaattgtaaatatttggaaCGTGAGCCGGTCTATGGAACGTGTAATGTGCAGAAGTGTGAAGGTAGGGAATCTAAATATTAAAGTCTTGGAATATAATGAAGTCGAAGTGATATAAGGGAGCTAACCTCCAAAGGTTTTTGGGAACGTGATTTTAGCTTGACTGGAAAATAGTCTTTCCAGCTAACTCAACAGTTTgtgttaaacaatattttaagttaaaaactGCATCGGAGCCCAAAATATGAGTTCAAGGTTCAGAATTCCCGACTACATAAATAGTTTGATGAACTGGTAACAACACATTCTCCGACTTTGTTGTCTTTCCTTGCCTACAACTAAGCCGGTACTGATAATCGAGAGGAAAGAAAACCCTCCCTTAATTGGCAAGAATTATACCGTCTCTTGTTGGCCCACACACAATTTTTACTCACGATTTGcaaactttactttacttttgacTTGAGATTAGTTACTTTTACTTCAGTTATTTTTTTCCCAGAATAGAGTGTAATTAATATACGGTCTAGACATACAAATTAAGAGTTCTTacttcaatttttattgctttcatttaAACCACATGTATCTCTCTCTTCATTCTCTTAGAACTCAACACACTGTTCGATGTGGAGCGTGATACTTTGAAGCCAGTTGATCCACCTGTCAATTGCAAAGATGATGTGAGTAATTGTCAGCGAATAAATCGACAACGATTGTGCAAATTGCACTACTACAAAACTTACTGCTGTGCAACATGCAGCGGATTTGCTTAGTAAATGCGTGCGCCAACAACAAGTAGTGGAAATGTGTGGCAGTAGAGGAGTACAGACGAGAAAGTTTTGCCACAACAGCTGCGGAGAAGCACAAcgcatttaattgtatttaaattatttgcttcaACGACAATAACTATAACTCTAACTGTAACAATAACAGTAACTATCATAACATTAGCTTAGCATTTAATGTAGTCAGTTTAGTTGGTAAGTTGCaagaaaagttgaaaatagAGAATTTTAGCCAGggtaacaaaattaaaagaagaaatcTATATGAAgcacatatttgaaattttcatatttaattagtatagttcaaaaattgtttgaaaaaagtTCTTGAAACGCTAGTAAGTTTCTTCATATTATTAATTCTCGTATTCTCACTAACAATTAgaattacaacaatttaaaatgtCTTGAAAAACTAAATGTATGAGTACTAGCCTGCCGTAGCGGCAACTGTACAATCGAATAactgcatatgtatttatgtatgtacttactaACCCACAATAAGAGCCATACcaaacatatttattgcatttttacgcgtttatttgtaataaatcaaataactgaataaacaataaataaataaaaataaaaatataaataaattttaaagactTCTTTCACTTTCTGGGCAGCGACGAAACAATTTGCGACCGCCTTCGCGGTGGTCCGAAAGTGTGGCAAGTACTTTGCCAAATTGGCGCGCCAAAATATGCTTAGCGGCGAGGTTAAGTACCGTTATACGGTTAGTGCGTCgcgtatatttgttttaattgcttttcgcttttcaaattaatatgcaATTTGTTGCGTGCAAttattgataatttattattttttgctgtcACAAAAGCAGCGAGCAACAAAAACTGCAACGCAAGTCGTCGACGCCGTCTGAGcgcaattatttaattgttcACGCGTGTCTACGCTTGTCAGCGAGGGTGTTGCTACACAAAAGAGCCAACAAATGCAGTGGTTATGATGTGACATATTCATGtccgtatgtacatatgtgtgtaatttGGATTTGTGCTGTCAAAGTGGGAAATTAAAAGACATTTGAAGCTATTAAATATCAAGCCTGAAGAAAAATACAACGATTATAAAGGAGTAAGAAGAATCTATGATTATTTTTAAACTCGatagttttttatttcttataatcAATTTATGACATGTTAAAATCTTCGAtcgcattaaaaaatatgtgtgttcTCTCATCTATGACCTTTTAAATTGATCTTTATTACCATTACACCACGGTTAACTCAGTTTAGATggtgttaaatataattatttcatgGCGATTGAAAAATAAATCTATTGAGATGAGTGAAAAGGCATTCCTGAAAAGAGGGGAACAAAGAGAGTATGTAAGTCACAAATGGACGACAGCGCAGATGGAAACTTGAATGTTTAGAATATATCATAAAATAAGTTTCGAATTTTAAATATCCTTACCAATGGCTATACGAGTTTATATGCTAAAACCAGTATTTGCAAGCATAAACGACCCGAGTCGAATTAGAGTCATCTGCTCGAGCGACAGAGTCGGAGTTAGCTAAGTTTAAgctaaggggttatatacagttaggaggtcgaaaaaaaggcatttttcaagaattttttctaagcaaactatttggtttattgatttgaaacttggcaggtatattatgacaaccttaaactatattcatattttttattgccaaaaataattatcgggaacgttaatattacaaattttgcagaggtccgcaaaaaaaAGCCtcttgacaaaatggcggctactcaaagcaaaaggttcaattttcgaccaaaattcgggtTTTTAatggtttataaaaataagaaattttcatcggatgaggaaatccttcgattaactactaaaaattatagttaagaagcttgtgtaaaaatttccgtttctgagaaatcttgctcaccgactttgaaaacgccgtttcgagaaaaacgagtttaaagttttgaaagcactttacatgtagtcggcgcgccttcactaatgtatctataacttcgaaaatattcgtcagatcgacttgaaattttgtgtgtgtatactcagatatatatatatcagatatattaagaaaacgcaaaaaaaatcgaatttttgaaaatcctaactgtatataaccccctAAGGTATTGGGCAGAACACTGTGATAAATCCATAAGAGATCTTAATACCACAGCTAAAGTCTACTAAACTTTGTGATTCTACAAACTCCTCGTAATGGATGCCAAAGACCCTAAAGAGCTTGCAAAGCGCTTTGAGGCTACTAATATGTATTCGGAACAGTTCAACTGATTCGTCGAGTTGGGAGGTACTCTTTGAGGAATTAAATTACAATACtcgatttacatatttttgcttctactaaagggtgatccatttcgagtttCCCTACTTTTTATTGTaggaacattctttggcatttaatttttaaagattatgtctttcaaatgttgtccgcggctacgtctcagatggttcatccgttgagtccaatgtTCGGTGActctttcgagcatttcgactggtaactggcaattgacacgcgtgatgttttgctccaaggcctgaatcgacaCGGGATTGTCCGCATCGACTTTACATATCTTCCAGAAACAAgtttaacggtgtgatatcacacgattttggtggccaatcgaccggtccaaaacgtgaaattatctgctcaagATCAAGATGGGTGAtcgtgttgcgaatagtacgctcagtaggccgattatattGACAATAAGTTGAGCGAATCGCGcgaacacattctttacagaacttgaattttcgcaataaatttcaacaagttgtaaacgttgttcaggcgtaagcctttccatgatgaaatgccgaACAATACTGAACTAAagtaacatgacagcttgacacgactcacgcgttatatgtcaaaaaaaggctattgaaacaAGTACCTCTACAttgatcaccctttataaatacTAGGAAGAATTTTATGTGACCTGGCAAACGATTCGTATGTGTATTAAATCGCTTAAAATCATCCAAATTCTATCTGGGTAAGAGTTAAGCTAGAAATTTACAAGCAAACCATGATCATTTTAaaaaactcattgcatacatttaggatgaaaaaattgaagaaattctTTAAGATAATGTGCAtgataaatattttgtcaatGTTGAAGATTCTCAAAGTAGTAATGGCATTAGTATTTGAAACATCAAAGTAGTCAATATCAATATAGCCATTAAACACATAATAAACGAAGAAATAATCATAAATgtactgttatttttatttcaacagaTACTACAAGTTGTCTACGCATTCATTGAATGCCTTTATGCGTGTATTCTTGCGAAAGCGAAGAAAACGTTGTGCAACCAATAAAACTTTTCAGTCATTCGCCATTTTCCAGACCACCACCCACTAACCGCAATCTGCAGAGTGCAGCAGACTTCCTTATCACGCGGCgtcaaaagtaaaagaaaacaaaatcaataacaATAGTAATAACAGTTTAAAGcaagtattcaataaaattattttcgctGTTTATATGGAATAAATTGAATGCGCTCCAAAAAGTAAGTGTTCGGCTttgtatttgcaaataaatatataaatatataaaagtgcaATTTCCTGTGTATTCtatttttgaatgaatttcCCGTGCATATGAGTTGGAAAATGCAAATCAAGTGTCATATCAACACATAACAACAGCACATTTGAGCCCATAAAAGCATGGCGTAAGTCTAAATGCCAACGGATTCAACTGAACGCCATAAGGGGTGGATTGcagacaataaatataaatagtggCAACACGCAACATTTACCAAAAACattgaaaagaaattttaaacgaaataatTCGAGTTGTGGAAAGCGGAAAGTCACAGCAAACGCACCCACTTTACAAACACACTTGGACAATAGTGCGTTCAATGAGCGGCTAAAACAAAGAGTCTTTTCAAATGAACCAAAagttttggaattttcatttttattgtaaacGCCAAAAATATGCGCCAATCAAGTGTGAAGCATGAAAATGACTAGATATGCCCAGGCGCATTCAGCGTACGCTGTCAGCAAATCGAATGTGTTTAACATATGCGGTGCTGTCGGCTGTCGATGTTATGCGTAACAGTTTTTCTAGTTAACAGTGcactgtaaaataatatatgttaatTGGATTTTGCAGAATTATGGTATGTTAGTTGAGCATGCAAACAGTGGTGGCTATAAAATTAGTGTttgtaaaattatgtaaaactacagtcatgaaaaaaaaataaaataagtaaggaagggctaagttcggttgtgaccgaacattttatactctcgcaatttatttatttaactttatttatattatataatacacaatttgacccacatattcgtcatatatatggtataaagtcctttgaaatatggaaactctaatattaggttagaagcaccgaggtcttcatgtacgatatataggggccttgaaaacctatggtccgatttcggcgatttttataaagGGGCTGCCACGCTATTAATtcagaatttgtgcaaagttctgttccgatatcttcactagtgcttacttaacatattgtaaagtaaactattcagatcgacttcaaagttctggtatatagcaagtaggcgtggttgtgaagcgatctggcctatttttacaacatatgggtggagcccttctgtaaaCGGCAATtctcgataaaaaaaaattaaaaatacttcttCCGTCGTCTATTCGATATTAGGCACTTATGGCAGGGCTTTTtcgatcgtcgaaacacttctcaaactcgatttttgggatagcttttgactctttcagcgatttctgatatatttttaaaataacggTCCATTAAGGTTCTCTTTACCTTTTGAAACTGGAAAAGCCACACGGAGTCCAGTGAATATGGAACCTGGGTCATCGCTACAGTATGCATTTTGAACAAGACTTCATGAAAAATCAAGGAAGTGTAATcatttaacaaacgaaaatcgataagttcataaaatgtaggctaaccttagcggctgctacaaaCAAAGTAACTAATGAATTCAGCTGAAAATTTTATCGTACTACTGGAGCAATCAACATAAtcattaaaataagtaataaaatataaaaattttcacaattggactctccaaacccgCGAAATcgtaaaattcccgttattttttgaacgcacgTTAATATGCACATAAAATTAGGAGAGTTCCTTTATGCCCCCAAAATCGTTTAGTCACTAGTGTAGAACGCTGGAATCAGATTTGAATTGAAGTTGAAACTGTTATGTTAACATCATCTCTAACATTCAACATACTGTAATCACCGATTAACGTTAACATTATGGCTTCTGTTAACCTCCTCAGTCAATGCTCCACAGCGCGACGCAACATTCGTTTGCAGCACTTCATTGTATGACTTTGTTTGGCCGTGCGACTCCAGCTGACTTTGCCACTAAGTGACTTTTCGATTGCCGCCGCCAACACAGCTGCCGccactgctgctgttgcttttaATGTTGCTGATAATTGTGCTGTTGCCAGTTTGTTGCTTGGCTTCCCCAAACGCATTTCCCGCAATTTCAGTTTTGATTTGCGTACAGCGCGGTTAAGACGGACTTTCCTTCCCAGCATTTTGCGAATTACTACGCAGGCAGCAGACAGCACATACTATACGCCGATTAAGGCTTTGGGATACGTGCGTGCCGTTGTATTAGCGACAAAGCGTGCGCGTAAGTGACACATGTGGAAGTGACGTagcacagcacacacacacacacaaatataaaatacacgGAGACATCATAGATCGTTGTGTACTTAGTGGCGAAGTGTTTATTGTCTTGTTGTGGCGCATTGTTTTTGCTGCGTACGGTCGATTGGTGTGTGGTGCCTTTGTAGGGCGTTTCGTTCGTGTCGCGTGTTGAGGTGCAGAGTCAGAAAAGTCGGGAAAAAAGTTTAACAAAACAAGCGGAGATTAACCGGACACGCGGGAAGTTGGCGCGCCAGTAGTGTGCAATTAATGCAGCAGAAAGTGAAGAAGTGCGAATCGAGCGATATGTGCATGAATGGCCCTTTTTTGTGGCGTTTGTAAAAAAGGGTTAATTTAATGATACGGAAGactaataatataatttgattgAAGTGATTTCGAATATTGAACTGTTAAGTGCGAAGTGTAGTTAATATACGAGCAGAAAATTATGagattataacaacaacaatttgcaataaataattgtttagtgCTGActcatatttaattgaaaactaattaaaagtttatttgtttaatttcaaatatttttataataacaaaactaCTAAATATacagtattaattaaaaaaataagtatttacagTGCTTGTCaaacttttgttttaaattattaaaaggaCTGTTAAATTGACTTTCGAATCTgcagttaaaatattaaaaataatataaataataataataataataataataataataatattaaaaataaaagtgcgCCACTCGAAAAAGCTTTTTCATTAAAGGTAAGTTAATTCACAATAATAcagaaaagatttttattaatataaaaaatattttttctatatatcaAAGTCTGTgagatctattttttttttccattttctttgAAAGCTATGTTCACTTAACCTTATAGAAAGATTTTAGCTTTTTATGGGTGTgtttgttaattaattataccctgaacagggtatattatgtttgtcacgaagtttgtaacacccagaaggaagcgtcggaggccctataaagtatatatataaatagctcACAGATAATTtattctccgaaaaaattgttcagatcggttcactatagcatataactgccatacaaactgaacgatcggaatcaagggcttgttttttacttactttttcttacgtatttagatttgcttaaacacatagcttcggtacagccgaagttaacggtttttcttgttttttttttatttttttaatatttattttcgattatatatttatttaatttccagtaaaatatgtataaaaaaagccTCTCATGAAATTCCTCAGCGCATAGGACATATGGATATATCTCCATTTTGTCGAATATTAGGTTGATTCTCTGATATAGAGAGGGGTGAAGTTCAGCTCGACTCCAGTTCAAAGCGTACAAATGCTAAATGTAATTTCACGAGTGTACTTGAATGACTGTAGTTATCACTATTTACATGAAAGTCGGCgctaaatataatttatcaaaaatttaaacgacAAGGTCGCTATTGCACAGTTTTCCGCTGTAGaggcatattaaaaataaataaataaataagaaaaaaaaattaagaaaaagacTTGTATGAAAAGACTGTGAGAATGTTTGAATAAAACGAAGTAAAAAAATCTCGCAAAAGTACATAAAACAACGTGCTGTTTGTTACTCTACACACAGGcgaattatttagaaaaaattaataacaacaaaattgctttaaaattagTACTCTCAATACTGTAAGCCGCGTTATCGctgtttcaataaaaataaaaaaaacagcgcGACAGTAAAACTGTGACACAAgcgcaaaattttataataataatattgttaagTGCTCATTGGAGAGCGCTAAGGTTTCATGCCGGCtctaaatgtataattttttttgagtttgAATTTTTCAGAGTTTGTGTCTACTCTGAGGCCTGTGCCGTTGCTTGGCGACAGTTGAACGTGTTTAGAAAATACTTTTCAGCCAAAATAGATTTCGAGTTGTTCTGCTTAACTGTTTGCGAGACACGCAACGAGTACATTTGGTCATAACGATTACGAAGataaattttgaattgtgtGTAAATATGGTGTTACAGTTGAGATGAAAATAGTTAAGGTGACGCATGGATATTGAAAatctagaaattattatttaaaattaaatgctgCTGTGGGTTTTGAGTTCATAAATTTCTCCTCCACAAAAAAACGAACTAGAGAAGCTCGGagaaattctataaatatttgagtAGATTGATTTTCTATTTGAGACtatgataatattattatttttattagtataaaaatgtatatgccaTGAAGCACACCCACTCTTTAGTAATATCCATATTCTCATTcgattctgtcaaataagtacacggaaattctcattttagaTTTCCCCGCTGAgagtatttcaacattttttgtgaatttccgggtacttatttgacacaAACGATAACTTCATTTGCTATTGCTCTTATTTCCATCGCCAGTGTATTACACACGTAAAAGTACTTCCAAAGTCATGTTGCTTGTAGTATAATATGCAAAACATTACGCGGTGACaacaataaagaagaagaatagtGTGGAAAAGTATCCATAAAAGCGCGTTTAACGAAGAAATCGCCTAAGtggtaataaaacaaaaaacgcaaataaaaaatttaaataaaaatacagaaacaaacaaattaaaagttttgctTTAATGTGTGAGGCTCACACAGTGACAATTAAAATAGAATACTTGAgtttaagcaatatttatactctcgcaacaaatgttgctaaagagagtattatagttttgttcacataacggttgtttgtaacacccaaaactaaacgagttagatatagggttatatataccaaagtgatcagggtgaagaatggagttcaaatccgaatgtctgtctgtccgtccgtccgtctgtgcaagctgtaacttgagtaaaaattaagatatcttaatgaaacttggaacacttatttcttggcaccataggaggttgaaaatgagcaaaatcggaccactgccacgcccacaaaatggcgaaaaccgaaaacacataaagtgccataactaagtcataaataaagctatggaattaaaatttggtatgaaggatcgtactatgaaggggcatatttggatgtaatatttttgggaagtgggcgtggtcccgcccctactaagttttttgtacatatctcgcaaaccaatagagctatataaaccaaactttctgcagtcgtttttttagccacttcctaatacagtccaaaaatgaaagaaatcggatcataaccacgcccaacttcCATACAAAactactaacgaaaaacgtcagaaacactaaatttcacataagaaatgacagatgaaagatgcactcagatttttttacaaaatggaaaatgggcgtggcgtcaaaaaccatatctcaggaactactcgaccgatttcaatgaaacttggtttgtaatcccaatgatatgttgtgaaaataggcctaatcgcttcacaaccacacctacttcctatttaccagaactttgaagacgatctgaatcgtttactttacaatatataaagtaagcactagtgaagatatcggtgcagaactttgcacaaatactacgtttatagtgtggcagccccattctaaaaatcgccgaaatcggaccataggtttttaaggccgcatatatcgaacacgaggacatcggtgcttctaacctaatattatggtctccaactttcaatggacttaatacaatatatatgacgaatatgtgggtcaaattgtgtattatacaatataaataaagtttaataaataaattgcgagagtataaaatgttcgggacacccgaacttagcccttccttacgtgtttctttttatttttacactctTTGTCAGTGATTTTTTCACGCTTTGTTTTCATGAATGGTTACTTGTGATTTTGCATTTCCAAGGGCtgggtatatattttaattcttatttatgTTCGTGAATCAATTGTAAGCTCTTTTCCATTCAGTTCCGTTTGAAAGTGTATAAAGCGTGTAAAATTAATGCGAAAGTaccacaattaaaataattttttcgttgATCTTAATTAATTAAGCTTTAcagttggtttttgtttttgggcgTTAAcggttatttgcttttattttttttaaataatgaaatggtGATGCTTCAACAATTCTTTTATGCTCgttttttattactttgctTTTATTACTTtcgttatattataataaaacgatttttggggtgaaatatgaaaatgatgAAATGGTGTGGAAATACGGAAGCACTGCGGACCAGTAGACCTTCAATAGAATATGTTAttggatttccaaaaattactatagaaaatttagtgaaattataaacctttcagaaattaaattttgtttgaatgaGAATAAaggtaaatgtttaaaattccaGTTTGCTAattaataaaagtcaaatttataATCAAACGTGCATATAAGCATCATTACAGCAACTGATTGAACTTAAACCTATATAAATTCTgatattttttcactattttattcTGTAGAGGAGTATCGAACGCTTAACTCTcattgcacaacaacaatgggCGCCATTAAGTGCTTACCCACTGATTGAATTTCGTTAATTTCATCATCACTTCCATTAGCAACATTATTTCCACGATAACAATAGATAatagcgcacaacaacaacaacaacagcaacaacaacaataacagcaataatatTGAGCAAAAAA
This portion of the Zeugodacus cucurbitae isolate PBARC_wt_2022May chromosome 3, idZeuCucr1.2, whole genome shotgun sequence genome encodes:
- the LOC105211428 gene encoding thrombospondin type-1 domain-containing protein 4 produces the protein MWKFLAVVLVLNLAVHESGAIRPATTSDAQTKCGSVLCEMVSEVFSKAKLSYGYNYVHTIPAGAMNLTIKQLARSDNLLALKTTDDMFLINGNNRASDSGIFEYNDDSYDYNRELSIITSKGPISKSVVLLLFVRGHNTGVKYDYTLPVPSASITEDEELQSQWNEVGQPLDDLEENNIDGSVSAQIARARERKRRKFSWKLLGFGECNRSCGPGVQPPIFRCIRDSPTRYYSPKRCAFVEKPVFSEDIYHCNRGLCAAYWRAGEYGECKCADGEAEGVRSRYVNCVQEQNNGKVEVVSEDLCEQEKLPQLNETCNCPKLNRRKIYARGPDKTPRVFSRLLGAPTMVRSIYNSTTPLRRHLRDDRVDKAGVWLMSGWNQECSTDCGAGFEHRSIYCDRTPPYTDLCDLRFTPEQKRICSGSQQAAACQYGTWFASEWSNCTGDCFNLQRKRAVLCLRDGVAVDESECDLLLRPRAVMNCTHKEVTFCGPKWHYSEWSECSRSCGEGVQRRYAKCLEFDWKQKAMVESSNCKYLEREPVYGTCNVQKCEELNTLFDVERDTLKPVDPPVNCKDDVSNCQRINRQRLCKLHYYKTYCCATCSGFA